In Mycoplasmopsis phocirhinis, the DNA window TCAAGCTCGGCACAATATGCTCAAAATAGTGAATTTGAGCAACTAATTAATAATGCAAACGAATATGTTAATCAAAACACTACTAAATTACTAGATTTATCAGTTTCAAATACAGATATTATTAATTCAATTAAAGAAGTTACTAAATCACCCGCTGAATTAAATGCCAAATTTGACAAATTTAAGAATAAATATAAGCAACAAAGTGAAGAAGAATTGACTTTAAATTCATATATCAATGCAATCAAAAACCAAATTATGTATTTAGGTCAAATTAAAAACGAAAGTTTGAAAACTGAATTAAATACAAATTTAGAACAATTTGTTGTTAAAACTCAACAAGATAATCTTTCAAGCGAACAAGTTAAAGAACTTCGCAAAGAAGCGATTATGATTTACGAGCAAAACGAGTTAAAAATTAATCAAAGTTTAACATCAGCACCTGGTCAAAATTTAAGTGTACAGGAATATTCATATGTTAATTATTTTCCAGATTATGATGTTAAAGCAACTAAAATACCTTTATATCAAGAGACAAATGAAGCAGTGCACTATGTTGGTTTAATTGATATTATGCACCGCATGAATGGTGTTTATCAGAGTTCAAAATTTAAATTGCTTTCGCACGAAAATAATGTCTGAACATTTAGAATAGCAGACCAAGTGAATATTAAAATAGATACACAAGCTGGCACATTTGAAACTGAATCGCCATATTTCAATAGAATTACAAATGAGTTAAAAGGTTTAGATATTGCGCAATTTTTAAAATCTAAAAATTTCCAAACCCATTCAAATAATAAAAAAATTACTTTTGATTTAACTGAATCGGGTCTTAAATTTATTAATAAAGATAATGATGTATTAATCCCATTATCAATATTTAACATTTTGTTTAATTCGCCAAATTACTATAACTTGTATTTTAACGGAGAGTATATTTATGGAGTTTCATTATATGTTGAAGCTGGTAGACCTAATTACGAAACAATTAAAACTAATAAATTAAATGATGCTACGCAAACTTTAAAACAAAGAGAATACAACTTTAATGTTTTAAAATTCTTGATGAATAATTTTTATGGTTTAAAAGATCGCAAATATAAAGATAAAAAATGAGAAGACACTATTAATCAATTTGATAAAGACTTATTTTTATCAACTAATGTACAAGATAATAACCAAGCAATAATGAATTTAATTTATAGTGATTTAAAAGATCGCCACTCTTCAGTACCTTCATTGTCATTTTATAATAAGCCAAATGTATTTCCTGATGTGCGTGCTCAAAACCAAAACACAGTTTGATTAACTAGTTATTTATCAACTTTATTATTACAACAGCAAAAACAACAATATTTTACAGATCAAAACTTAAATGCTCGAAGTTCACTTTTTGCAGCTTATAATACAACAGCATACATTATTCCACCCGCATTTGCAGTAGGAACTAAACGAGCAATTGAAACAGAAAATCCAAGTGCTGATACATTCATTTTATTCAAAAAATCTTTTGAATTAATTGAACAAAATAATCAAAAACCCGAATCAACTAAAATTAAAAATGTGGTTATAGATTTATCTTTAAATGGCGGTGGTTTAACAGCTGCTCTATATAAAGCTTTAGGTTTTTTAACAAACAAACCAATTACAAATATTGAAGTTAATAAATTAAATGGCGATTTTTCAATTCAAGAATATGATGTTGATAGTAATGCTGATGATAATTTTGAAGATCTAGATAGTTATGAAGGTAAATATAAATTCTATATTTTAACAAGCGTTAACACATTTTCATCAGCCAATATAATGGCTGGAATTGCTAAACAAAATAATTATGCTGAAATAATTGGACATAAAAGCGGCGGTGGCGCATTTAGTATTTTACCTGTTTCTTTACCAGATGGCACAACTGTATCAATTTCATCGGTTAATGGCAATTACACATCATCTCAACCATTTGAGCAAATAAATTCAGTTGAGCAACTAGTTGATTTAGAAGATGGAGTTAATGTAGATCCAAATCGTGAAATTAAATATTCAGATTATTATGACTTACCATACATTGATTATTTAATTAATCAATGACAAGGTATTTCAATACCAAATCCACACCGAAGTGAGACTAATTCTCAAGCTGGACAACAAGATTTAACACTAGAAAAGCAAAAAGAATATATTGATTCTTTATTTAGCCAAGACACTTATTCTATTACTTTAGCAGGTAAAGACGCAAAAAGTTTTATAGCTGATAATTATGCAATTTTACCAACAAGCAATAACAATGAAGACTATAGTTTTAATAATATTGCCAGATTAAGGCTAGAAGATTTATTTGCAAAATTAAATATTACAGGTTTTGATGCTACAAGATTGCCTTCAATTGTTGGTTTATTCATTAGAGGTGTCAATAATAACCAAGTTAAAGTAGAGGTTCCTCTATTTGAAGTAGGCCGTACTTTAGTTTCTAAAACCATTACAATTAACATTAATGCTCAAAATTAACATTTAATCTAGCATGGGCTAGATTTTTTGTATGGTCCAATAAAACTATATTAATTTATAATATCAACTAAATGGAGGAAAAATGCAAAATAAAGATTATTCACAACTTTTAAAAGATTATAAAGCTAAAATTGACGAATTATCAGTTAATGATTTAAATCAAGATCAAAAAACAATTTGCAAAATGATTTTAGATAATTTGACTGACCAAAGCCAATTACAAAATGTATATCAATTTTTAATGCAAAGAGTAAAAGTTGGTTTTAGATTTGATATCGCTCCTGATATCAACAACAAAATGATTTCAATTCTTAAAATTAATGAAGATAAATCATTTAAACTTAATGATACTCAAAGCACTAATCAAAACTCTTTAATCATAGGTGAAAACTATGATGCTCTAAAAAACTTACTGGTTGTAGAGAGAGAGAGAGAGAGCAAGGGCCTAGATTATAATTACGATGTAATTTATATTGATCCACCTTATAATACTGAATCAGCTAAAAATGATGGTAATAATTCAGCTAATGATAAAGTAAATATATCAGCATCTAAATTTATCTACCGTGATAAATTTAGTCGCAATGGCTGATTAAATATGATGAATGAAAGATTAAATTTAGCTAAGAATTTACTTAAAGAAGATGGCGTGATTTTTGTATCAATAGATGATAACGAACAAGCTTATTTAAAAGTGTTAATGGATGAGATTTTTGGTGAAGAGAATTTTATAGGTATGTTTTCAGTTGAAAATAATCCAAAGGGAAGAAAAAATTCTCGTTTTATATCAAAAACAAATGAATATTGTTTAATTTTTTCTAAAAATATAGATAAATCATATTTTATTGATACGGTACCAAAAAAATCAACAGATATGTCAAAGGATGAAAACGGAATTTATATCCACAACAGTGGGAAAAGAGTTATTGTAGGCGAAAATACATTAAATTCATTGGTTGATATTAAAAAACAAGACAAAAAATGATATTCAGTGTATTATAATAGCGAAAAAAATGACATTAAAATAATTAATTTTGAAAAAATTGACGAAATAAATGAAGATTTAATTAATAAAGGTTATAGAAGATATCATTCATTTAATAAAAATAAAATTGTTCAAAACACTTATACACATGATACTTTTTATGAGTATTTCAAAATTGGCAAATTTGCATTTAAAAACGATAAAATTTACGAAAAACATTTTAATCAAAAAATGAGAATAAAATCTATTTTAACAAATCAAGAATATCAAGCAATAATTGAAAATAATATTGGGCAATTTAAAATAGATTTGAAAACAACAAGTGCACAACAAGAATTAAATACAATATTAGGAAAAGAAAAGTTTATTTTCCCTAAGAATAAAAATTTTATTTTAAATATAATAAATTTAATTCCTAACAAAAACGCCCGTATTTTAGACTTTTTCGCCGGTTCAGGCACAACTGCTCACGCAGTTTTAGAATTAAATAAAGAAGATGGTGGAAATAGAACCTTCACATTAGTTACTAACAATGAAAATAACATCGCACAGGATGTAACTTATGAAAGACTTTATAGAATAAATCATGGTTTAAGCACCAATAACGAAACCTTTGAGTGAAGCAAAAAGAATCAACCTTACAAACAAAATCTCAATGTATTTGAATTAGAGTATAGTCCAATTAATATCGATCAAAATCAAATTAATACTCAATATTTAATTGAATTATTGAAAAATTCTTTACTTAAATTTGGCGTTTCAAATACAAGCGACAAAGACTTAATTAACAATCTAACTAATTTATATTCTCTTGATAAAGAATAAATAGAAAGGAATAAATGCAAAATAAAGACTATTCACAGCTTTTAAAAGATTATAAAGCTAAAATTGACGAATTATCAGTCAATGATTTAAATCAAGACCAAAAAACAATTTGTAAAATGATTTTAGATAATTTAACGGATCAAAGCCAATTACAAAATGTTTATCAATTTTTAATGCAAAGAGTAAAAGTTGGCTTTAGATTTGATATCGCTCCTGATATTAATAATAAAATGATTTCAATTCTTAAATTTAATGAAGATAAATCATTTAATCTTAATGATATTCAAAGCACTAATCAAAACTCTTTAATCATAGGTGAAAACTATGATGCTCTAAAAAACTTACTGGTTGTAGAGAGAGAGAGAGAGCAAGGGCGTAGATTATAATTACGATGTAATTTATATTGACCCACCATATAACACCGAAGCAGCTAAAGACGATGGTAATAATTCCGCTAATGATAAAGAAAATATATCAGCATCTAAATTTATTTATCGCGATAAATTTAGTCGCAATGGTTGATTAAATATGATGAATGAAAGACTAAATTTAGCTAAAAAATTATTGAAAGAAGATGGGGTAATTTTTGTTTCTGTTGATGATAATGAACAAGCGTATTTAAAGGTTTTGATGGATGAGATTTTTGGGGAAGAGAATTTTGTGACAAATATTGTTTGGCACAACAATGTAAAGGGTAGACAATTTGATAAATTTATTAAAAACACATACGAAAATATTGTCATGTATTCAAAAAATATAAATAATTTAAATCTTACCAATGATAAATTAGGACCTAATACAAAATCTATTTTTAAAGATAATATAAGTTTGTATTCAAAAGGTTATCCCCTTCATAATGGGACAGCAGATTTTGACATAAATAATCGACCTAATTTATGTTATTCAATTTATTTTAATCCGCAAACAAAAGAAGCAATTACTCGTGATGAAAAAGAAGTTGAAAACGGTAATTATTTTATAGGTAAATCCCAACGGCAAGATCTTTTAACTAAAGGTTTTTTAAGAATATTGCCAAAAATTAATGAAAAATATGGAAAACAAAGAGTTTGAAGGTGAAGTTCTAATAAATTTTTAAGAGAATACAAAAATGAATTAATTTATGATTCTTCCGATAATTATTTTTATCAAAAGAAAAGATATTCAGATGATGGAACTAGAAAAACAAAATTTAAAAATTACATTAATATTGATGGCGGAAGTGAAAAACCTAAATTATTATCAATTATGAATATATTAATTTTTACCAACCCAAAACCTGTTGAATTAATAAAATGAATAATAAATATTCACCCCAACAAAAACGCTCGCGTTCTAGACTTTTTCGCTGGTTCAGGCACCACCGGTCATGCTGTTTTAGAATTAAATAAAGAAGATGGTGGAAATAGAACCTTCACATTAGTTACTAACAATGAAAATAACATCGCACAAGACGTAACTTATGAAAGACTTTATCGCATAAATCATGGTTTAGGTACTAATAATGAAACCTTCGAATGAAGCAAAAAGAATCAGCCCTACAAACAAAACTTGAATGTATTTGATTTAGAATATAGTCCAATTAATATTGATCAAAACCAAATTAATACTCAATATTTAATTGAATTATTAAAACATTCTTTATTTAAATTTGGCGTTTCAAATACAAGCGACAAAGACTTAATTAACAATCTAACTAATTTATATTCTTTAAATAAAGATTAAATAGAAAGGAATAAATGCAAAATAAAGACTATTCACAACTTTTACAAGATTATAAAACTAAAATCGACGAATTATCAGTCAATGATTTAAATCAAGACCAAAAAACAATTTGTAAAATGATTTTAGATAATTTAACGGATCAAAGCCAATTACAAAATGTTTATCAATTTTTAATGCAAAGAGTAAAAGTTGGCTTTAGATTTGATATCGCACCTGATATCAATAATAAAATGATTTCAATTCTTAAATTTAATGAAGATAAATCATTTAATCTTAATGATACTCAAAGCACTAATCAAAACTCTTTAATCATAGGTGAAAACTATGATGCTTTAAAAAACTTACTGGTTGTAGAGAGAGAGAGAGCAAGGGCGTAGATTATAATTACGATGTAATTTATATCGATCCACCATATAACACCGAATCTGCTAAAAATGATGGTAATAATTCAGCTAATGATAAAGTAAATATCTCAGCATCTAAATTTATTTATCGTGATAAATTTAGCCGCAATGGCTGATTAAACATGATGAATGAAAGATTAAATCTAGCTAAAAAATTATTAAAAGAAGATGGCGTGATTTTTGTGTCCATTGATGATAATGAACAAGCGTATTTAAAAGTGTTAATGGATGAAATTTTTGGAGAAGAGAATTTTGTTACCTCAGCTCCATTTATTTCTAACTTAAAAGGAAGACAAGCAAACACAAATTTTGCTCTAACACACGAATATGTATTAATTTACAAAGGTGATAATTTTACTTTTGAGCATATTCCTAAAAATTTTGCCAATAATATTCTTCCAAATGTTTATAATGAAAGAATAACTGAAGTTGAGCATGATGAATACGGAGAATATGTTGCTCAAAACGAACTAGAAAATTCTAATTCAAAGTTTAACGTAAATACTCGTCCAAAATTATTTTTTACCATTTATATCAATAAAAATAAAAATGGCTACTATGCTTCTTCCAAAAAAACTAACGAAACTATTGATGAAGTTAAACCAAGAATTAATTCTGATGGCGTACAACTTGTATGAAGATGACAAAAAAGCAAAATTGATGAAGAATCACATAATTTAAAAATAGAATTAATAAATGGGAAATGGAAAATTAAAACTAAAAAAAGAAATTTAGGTTTTTTATTTAAATCTTTAATTTTAGGTAAAACATTAAATACAGAAAACGGCAATGATTTACTTTATGGCATTATTGATAAAACAAAAAATGTTTATAAAGAATTTACAACTGCTAAACCAATTCAATTATTAAATCTTTTATTTTTAAGTACAAAGAAAAACGCCAGAGTTTTAGATTTTTTCGCTGGTTCTGGCACCACAGGTCATGCTGTGTTAGAATTAAATAAAGAAGATGGAGGAAATAGGACCTTTACATTAGTAACTAATAATGAAAATAATATTGGCTATGGTGTTACATACGAGCGTTTATATCGTATAAATAACGGTTTAGGCACTAATAATGAAACCTTTGAATGACTAAAAAAGAATCAACCTTACAAACAAAATCTCAATGTATTTGAATTAGAGTATAGTCCAATTAATATCGATCAAAATCAAATTAATACACAATATTTGATTGAATTATTAAAACATTCTTTACTTAAATTTGGTGTTTCAAATACAAGTGAAAAAGATTTAATTAATAATTTAACTAATTTATATTCTCTAGATAAAGAATAAATAGAAAGGCATAAATGCAAAATAAAGACTATTCACAGCTTTTAAAAGATTATAAAGCTAAAATTGACGAATTATCAGTCAATGATTTAAATCAAGACCAAAAAACAATTTGTAAAATGATTTTAGATAATTTAACGGATCAAAGCCAATTACAAAATGTTTATCAATTTTTAATGCAAAGAGTAAAAGTTGGCTTTAGATTTGATATCGCGCCTGATATCAATAATAAAATGATTTCAATTCTTAAATTTAATGAAGATAAATCATTTAATCTTAATGATACTCAAAGCACTAATCAAAACTCTTTAATCATAGGTGAAAACTATGATGCTTTAAAAAACTTACTGGTTGTAGAGAGAGAGAGAGAGAGAGCAAGGGCCTAGATTATAATTACGATGTAATTTATATTGATCCACCATATAATACCGAATCTGCTAAAAATGATGGTAATAATTCAGCTAATGATAAAGTAAATATCTCAGCATCTAAATTTATTTATCGCGATAAATTTAGTCGCAATGGCTGATTAAATATGATGAATGAAAGATTAAATTTAGCTAAAAAATTATTAAAAGAAGATGGGGTAATTTTTGTTTCTGTTGATGATAATGAACAAGCGTATTTAAAAGTGTTGATGGATGAAATTTTTGGTGAAGAGAATTTTGTGGCAAATCTAATCTGGCAAAAGACAACAGCACCTAAAAACAACTCAAAACATTTTAGTATCAATCACGATTATATTTTGGTCTATTCAAAAAATAAAGATAAGTTAAATATTAATTTAGACGAAAGAACAGAAAAACAACTAAAAGAATATAAAAACAATGATAATGATCCAAGAGGTCCTTGAACGAGAATTAAATTACGTTCTCCAAAATATAATAAATCTAATGATTATGAAATTGAATATATGGGAAAAGTTTATAAACAGCCAGAAGGTTTTTCGTGAGTTGTTTCTAAAGAAACTATGGAAAAACTAATCGTTGAAAATAGAGTTTATTCAGAAGGAAATATGTTGAGAAAGAAAGCGTTTTTATGTGAATCAAAAAATGGTGTAACGCCTATCTCGATATTATTAAAAGACAAGGTTGGAATTTCGCAAACTGGAACAGAGTTATTAAGAAAAATTATCGGCAATCTCTTTGATTATCCAAAACCCGTGTCATTAATAAAATACT includes these proteins:
- a CDS encoding S41 family peptidase, which encodes MKIKKKLFLNTLLLTSLSSVATLITACSNNKPEKIETKQDSDKKLLDAKNELSKLVQRLNTQTSFPDAKYNDLKNLINKFIEKIDNFNTLNTDEKTTFIDELSNKVDTFKNRFDLAAKINVYLGVLNRIKSSSAQYAQNSEFEQLINNANEYVNQNTTKLLDLSVSNTDIINSIKEVTKSPAELNAKFDKFKNKYKQQSEEELTLNSYINAIKNQIMYLGQIKNESLKTELNTNLEQFVVKTQQDNLSSEQVKELRKEAIMIYEQNELKINQSLTSAPGQNLSVQEYSYVNYFPDYDVKATKIPLYQETNEAVHYVGLIDIMHRMNGVYQSSKFKLLSHENNVWTFRIADQVNIKIDTQAGTFETESPYFNRITNELKGLDIAQFLKSKNFQTHSNNKKITFDLTESGLKFINKDNDVLIPLSIFNILFNSPNYYNLYFNGEYIYGVSLYVEAGRPNYETIKTNKLNDATQTLKQREYNFNVLKFLMNNFYGLKDRKYKDKKWEDTINQFDKDLFLSTNVQDNNQAIMNLIYSDLKDRHSSVPSLSFYNKPNVFPDVRAQNQNTVWLTSYLSTLLLQQQKQQYFTDQNLNARSSLFAAYNTTAYIIPPAFAVGTKRAIETENPSADTFILFKKSFELIEQNNQKPESTKIKNVVIDLSLNGGGLTAALYKALGFLTNKPITNIEVNKLNGDFSIQEYDVDSNADDNFEDLDSYEGKYKFYILTSVNTFSSANIMAGIAKQNNYAEIIGHKSGGGAFSILPVSLPDGTTVSISSVNGNYTSSQPFEQINSVEQLVDLEDGVNVDPNREIKYSDYYDLPYIDYLINQWQGISIPNPHRSETNSQAGQQDLTLEKQKEYIDSLFSQDTYSITLAGKDAKSFIADNYAILPTSNNNEDYSFNNIARLRLEDLFAKLNITGFDATRLPSIVGLFIRGVNNNQVKVEVPLFEVGRTLVSKTITININAQN
- a CDS encoding site-specific DNA-methyltransferase, producing MQNKDYSQLLKDYKAKIDELSVNDLNQDQKTICKMILDNLTDQSQLQNVYQFLMQRVKVGFRFDIAPDINNKMISILKINEDKSFKLNDTQSTNQNSLIIGENYDALKNLLVVERERESKGLDYNYDVIYIDPPYNTESAKNDGNNSANDKVNISASKFIYRDKFSRNGWLNMMNERLNLAKNLLKEDGVIFVSIDDNEQAYLKVLMDEIFGEENFIGMFSVENNPKGRKNSRFISKTNEYCLIFSKNIDKSYFIDTVPKKSTDMSKDENGIYIHNSGKRVIVGENTLNSLVDIKKQDKKWYSVYYNSEKNDIKIINFEKIDEINEDLINKGYRRYHSFNKNKIVQNTYTHDTFYEYFKIGKFAFKNDKIYEKHFNQKMRIKSILTNQEYQAIIENNIGQFKIDLKTTSAQQELNTILGKEKFIFPKNKNFILNIINLIPNKNARILDFFAGSGTTAHAVLELNKEDGGNRTFTLVTNNENNIAQDVTYERLYRINHGLSTNNETFEWSKKNQPYKQNLNVFELEYSPINIDQNQINTQYLIELLKNSLLKFGVSNTSDKDLINNLTNLYSLDKE
- a CDS encoding type III restriction endonuclease subunit M — protein: MQNKDYSQLLKDYKAKIDELSVNDLNQDQKTICKMILDNLTDQSQLQNVYQFLMQRVKVGFRFDIAPDINNKMISILKFNEDKSFNLNDIQSTNQNSLIIGENYDALKNLLVVEREREQGRRL
- a CDS encoding site-specific DNA-methyltransferase, with protein sequence MDPPYNTEAAKDDGNNSANDKENISASKFIYRDKFSRNGWLNMMNERLNLAKKLLKEDGVIFVSVDDNEQAYLKVLMDEIFGEENFVTNIVWHNNVKGRQFDKFIKNTYENIVMYSKNINNLNLTNDKLGPNTKSIFKDNISLYSKGYPLHNGTADFDINNRPNLCYSIYFNPQTKEAITRDEKEVENGNYFIGKSQRQDLLTKGFLRILPKINEKYGKQRVWRWSSNKFLREYKNELIYDSSDNYFYQKKRYSDDGTRKTKFKNYINIDGGSEKPKLLSIMNILIFTNPKPVELIKWIINIHPNKNARVLDFFAGSGTTGHAVLELNKEDGGNRTFTLVTNNENNIAQDVTYERLYRINHGLGTNNETFEWSKKNQPYKQNLNVFDLEYSPINIDQNQINTQYLIELLKHSLFKFGVSNTSDKDLINNLTNLYSLNKD
- a CDS encoding type III restriction endonuclease subunit M, which gives rise to MQNKDYSQLLQDYKTKIDELSVNDLNQDQKTICKMILDNLTDQSQLQNVYQFLMQRVKVGFRFDIAPDINNKMISILKFNEDKSFNLNDTQSTNQNSLIIGENYDALKNLLVVERERARA
- a CDS encoding site-specific DNA-methyltransferase, with the translated sequence MDPPYNTESAKNDGNNSANDKVNISASKFIYRDKFSRNGWLNMMNERLNLAKKLLKEDGVIFVSIDDNEQAYLKVLMDEIFGEENFVTSAPFISNLKGRQANTNFALTHEYVLIYKGDNFTFEHIPKNFANNILPNVYNERITEVEHDEYGEYVAQNELENSNSKFNVNTRPKLFFTIYINKNKNGYYASSKKTNETIDEVKPRINSDGVQLVWRWQKSKIDEESHNLKIELINGKWKIKTKKRNLGFLFKSLILGKTLNTENGNDLLYGIIDKTKNVYKEFTTAKPIQLLNLLFLSTKKNARVLDFFAGSGTTGHAVLELNKEDGGNRTFTLVTNNENNIGYGVTYERLYRINNGLGTNNETFEWLKKNQPYKQNLNVFELEYSPINIDQNQINTQYLIELLKHSLLKFGVSNTSEKDLINNLTNLYSLDKE
- a CDS encoding type III restriction endonuclease subunit M; protein product: MQNKDYSQLLKDYKAKIDELSVNDLNQDQKTICKMILDNLTDQSQLQNVYQFLMQRVKVGFRFDIAPDINNKMISILKFNEDKSFNLNDTQSTNQNSLIIGENYDALKNLLVVERERERARA
- a CDS encoding site-specific DNA-methyltransferase, with the translated sequence MDPPYNTESAKNDGNNSANDKVNISASKFIYRDKFSRNGWLNMMNERLNLAKKLLKEDGVIFVSVDDNEQAYLKVLMDEIFGEENFVANLIWQKTTAPKNNSKHFSINHDYILVYSKNKDKLNINLDERTEKQLKEYKNNDNDPRGPWTRIKLRSPKYNKSNDYEIEYMGKVYKQPEGFSWVVSKETMEKLIVENRVYSEGNMLRKKAFLCESKNGVTPISILLKDKVGISQTGTELLRKIIGNLFDYPKPVSLIKYLISKISNKNARVLDFFAGSGTTAHAVLELNKEDGGDRTFTLVTNNENNIAQDVTYERLYRINHGLGTNNETFEWSKKNQPYKQNLNVFELEYSLININQNQINTQYLIELLKHSLLKFDVSNTSEKDLINNLTNLYSLDKE